DNA sequence from the Chroogloeocystis siderophila 5.2 s.c.1 genome:
TTGCCTTATTACGTACAGAAATACAGCGTTATCGCAGTAATTCTGGCACAAGCAACTAAAACCTGAAAAGTTGTAGCTCTCGCAGGGTAGAGGCGAAAATACGCTTATCTCAGTCATAATTTGACTAAAAATTCCCTGTAAACGTTTGAAGAATTTCTAGCAAACAAACTTAGGAACATTGAGTGTCTGTTCTTCCTGCTGACTCCGTGAAAACCCTACGGTATACCAATAATCTGGAGACGGGCTATAGAGAGAAGTCCTACCGTTGGAATCGGGAAAATTACTCAAGCAAACGCCGTTTTGTTGACATCTGGCTGTTTGTGATTCGATTGCTGGCTGGTTTTTGGTACAACAATAAATCATGGAGTTATTCAGGTGGAGTTACTGATGCCAAGCGCAGTGCGCGACGCAAACGCCAGGCTATTTGGATTCGCAATAAGCTGCTAGACTTGGGACCAACTTTTATTAAGGTAGGACAGCTATTTTCGACGCGTGCAGATTTGTTTCCGAGTGAATACGTCGAAGAACTTGCTAAGCTGCAAGACAAAGTACCCGCCTTTAGTTACGCGCAAGTAGAAACAATTATTGAGCAAGAACTCGGCAAAAAACTTCCTGAACTCTTCACAAGTTTTGAACCGATTCCGATCGCCGCCGCGAGCTTAGGTCAAGTTCATAAAGCACAACTGCACTCAGGCGAAATCGTTGTCGTTAAGGTACAGCGTCCAGGATTACGCAAGCTTTTTGAAATTGATTTAAAAATTCTCCGAGGAATTACGCAATACTTCCAAAATCATCCTAAATGGGGGCGCGGTCGCGATTGGATTGGAATTTATGAAGAGTGCTGCCGCATTTTGTGGGAGGAAATTGAGTACATCAATGAAGGGCGGAATGCGGATACTTTTCGACGCAATTTTCGCGCTTACGATTGGGTAAAAGTTCCCAGAGTTTATTGGCGCTACACGTCTTCTAGAGTACTGACTCTAGAATACGTACCTGGAATTAAGATTAGTCACTATGAAGCGCTAGAAGCCGCAGGAATCGACAGAAAATTGGTAGCGCGTCAAGGTGCTGAAGCATACTTACAACAGCTACTCAATGATGGTTTCTTTCATGCCGATCCCCATCCAGGTAATATTGCGGTCAGTCCAGAGGGATCGCTAATCTTCTACGATTTCGGCATGATGGGGCAGATCAAAACGGGCGTGCGCGAACAACTGATGAAGACGCTGTTTGGTATTGCCCAAAAAGATGCGCAACAAGTTATCGATTCTTTAGTTGCATTAGGAGCATTGGTACCCACTGATGACATGGGACCTGTACGACGCTCGGTGCAGTATATGCTCGATCACTTTATGGACAAGCCATTTGAGAATCAATCGGTGGCGGCAATTAGTGACGATCTATACGAAATTGCTTACGACCAGCCCTTTCGCTTTCCGGCAACTTTTACGTTCGTGATGCGGGCATTTTCAACATTAGAGGGTGTCGGTAAGGGCTTAGATCCAGAATTTAATTTTATGGAAGTTGCTAGACCTTTTGCGATGGATCTTATGACTAACGGCAATGGTATTGAAGGCAATAGCTTTCTGAACGAATTAGGTCGCCAAGCAGCCCAGGTAGGTAGTACTGCCTTCGGACTGCCAAGACGTCTAGAGGATACACTAGAAAAGCTAGAACGGGGTGATATTCGCGTGCGCGTACGTTCAATCGAAACCGAGCGGCTATTACGTCGGCAAAGTAACCTGCAATTAGGAACAAACTACACGATAATTATCAGTGCTTTTACCCTGTCCGCTACGCTATTATTAGTCAATCATTATATATGGCTGGCAATTATTGCTGCGGCGATCGCCGCAGTAGTAGGGGTAGCGCTTGTTCGACTGCTCATCCGCATTGACCGATACGACCGAATGTATTGATATTTTTTTCTCAGGCAACTATGAAACTGCGCTTCACGGGTCTTAGTAACCCAGGGTTGGTACGCTTCTCGAATCAGGATGCTTACTACATTGATCCGGAAGGGCGGTTTTTTATTGTCGCTGATGGGATGGGCGGTCATACAGGCGGCGAAGAAGCGAGTCGTATTGCAACACAAGTTATTCGCAATTATCTATTGCAACATTGGCAGAGCGATCACGCAACGAAAGTCTTATTAGAAAATGCTTTTAAGCAGGCTAATCTCGCGATTGTTCGAGAACAACAATTACAGCCGCAATGCGGCGATATGGGAACAACCGCCGTCGCTGTCGTTTTTCGCGACCAACAGCCCGCGATCGCGCACGTTGGTGATTCGCGCCTGTATCTGTTTCGTGGTGCAGCACTACAACAAATCACCGCGGACCATACTTGGGTGAATATGGCTTTACACCAAGGTGATATTACGCAAGAAGAAGCCCGCGCGCATCCCTGGAGACATATTCTGTTGCGCTGTTTGGGTCGCGAGGAGCTAGATCAAATTGACCTGCAAATGCTCAACGTTCAAAGTGGCGATCGCTTGCTGCTATGTTCAGATGGATTGACAGAAGAACTCGCTGACGAAGCAATTGCTTTTCATCTTCAATCAAACCCTGCGATCGAGAAAGCAACAGCTGCCTTATTGAAAGCTGCCTTAGCAAGCGGTGGGCATGATAATATCACCGTAGCGATCGTTGAACTTGAGTAAAGGTTTTCGTTCGGTATCCATACTCCTGAAGATCGCAGTCTTTTGGTAAATAGCAGTTTTCTCCTGAAATTCAAAATATTTTTAAGTATATATACTTAACAGTTGTTCAATTTGAGCATTTTTACTTTTTGTAACTTGATAAAACTAACTTGAGCCTTCCTGGAATTCACCGAGGTTAAGGCTATTTCTTTTGATTAGAATAACTATTCATCGGGGAGTATGCGCAACTTGTCAACTATTTGTTATATTTTGTAAAAATAGACCTAAATGTAGAGAGTACAACAATTGCTCCTACTTTAAGAGTCACTAGTACCCTCAAGTATCTTGTTTGGAGTTAGCTATGGATCAGCCGATCGAACTTTCTTTGGAACAACAGTTCAGTATCCGCTCCTTTGAAACACAAGTACAGAACATGAGCCACGAGCAAGCCAAAGACTTCTTGGTTAAGCTCTATCAACAGATGGTGATGCGTGAAGCAACGTACAAGCAGCTGCTGAAGCATCACTGGGGATTAGAAGGAGGTAGCTGGGCTTAAGTCACACAACCCAATGTCGCAGTAGGCGACCTCCATCTCTTGCTCGGTTCCAGCAGGGAAAAGAACTGGGGGTGTTGGGGCGTCAACTCCGAACAAACAAGAACGTCAGAAATTCAACCAACTGCTATCTAAGCTTCACAAAGCCACGCAGATATTT
Encoded proteins:
- a CDS encoding ABC1 kinase family protein, giving the protein MKTLRYTNNLETGYREKSYRWNRENYSSKRRFVDIWLFVIRLLAGFWYNNKSWSYSGGVTDAKRSARRKRQAIWIRNKLLDLGPTFIKVGQLFSTRADLFPSEYVEELAKLQDKVPAFSYAQVETIIEQELGKKLPELFTSFEPIPIAAASLGQVHKAQLHSGEIVVVKVQRPGLRKLFEIDLKILRGITQYFQNHPKWGRGRDWIGIYEECCRILWEEIEYINEGRNADTFRRNFRAYDWVKVPRVYWRYTSSRVLTLEYVPGIKISHYEALEAAGIDRKLVARQGAEAYLQQLLNDGFFHADPHPGNIAVSPEGSLIFYDFGMMGQIKTGVREQLMKTLFGIAQKDAQQVIDSLVALGALVPTDDMGPVRRSVQYMLDHFMDKPFENQSVAAISDDLYEIAYDQPFRFPATFTFVMRAFSTLEGVGKGLDPEFNFMEVARPFAMDLMTNGNGIEGNSFLNELGRQAAQVGSTAFGLPRRLEDTLEKLERGDIRVRVRSIETERLLRRQSNLQLGTNYTIIISAFTLSATLLLVNHYIWLAIIAAAIAAVVGVALVRLLIRIDRYDRMY
- a CDS encoding NblA/ycf18 family protein; the protein is MDQPIELSLEQQFSIRSFETQVQNMSHEQAKDFLVKLYQQMVMREATYKQLLKHHWGLEGGSWA
- a CDS encoding Stp1/IreP family PP2C-type Ser/Thr phosphatase, whose product is MKLRFTGLSNPGLVRFSNQDAYYIDPEGRFFIVADGMGGHTGGEEASRIATQVIRNYLLQHWQSDHATKVLLENAFKQANLAIVREQQLQPQCGDMGTTAVAVVFRDQQPAIAHVGDSRLYLFRGAALQQITADHTWVNMALHQGDITQEEARAHPWRHILLRCLGREELDQIDLQMLNVQSGDRLLLCSDGLTEELADEAIAFHLQSNPAIEKATAALLKAALASGGHDNITVAIVELE